A genome region from Chloroflexi bacterium ADurb.Bin180 includes the following:
- a CDS encoding Cohesin domain protein: MRVAMDNPSGCCAPLPPSPVNRQHGRFLCAVAVFLFLCLALVRAGSGHALATRVYLAPDSTILEPGRTLTVEIRIEGVSSLYGVDLSLGFNPETLAVLDGDGNSPDAPQILPGGFLNLTQAFTATNQVDNAAGTVRFLQALLYPAPPASGSGVLARVTFRALSPGNSLLLLDAALANNVAEPIPAAISGGQILVLSAEPTATRTPTRTPTPSVTRTLAPTATPTFTPTSTATTGPSRTPTASPTWLPGGLRLYLPLVSRQFALPTPTPTISPSATPTPTLGPTHTATYTPTLGPTRTATPGATATSFHLQLVANPGFESDTDWLRLGGAPPVYSTTYARSGSRSMHLGIDAAYVGRVWSSVQQTIQLPADLSAAELRLYFFPTGWPFDDDELYLYVRRASDSVVLTSQRWMEWQQAWHLHTVNLTPYAGERIVLQIGLYNDGQGVTTVYLDDVELWVTGPE, translated from the coding sequence ATGCGGGTGGCTATGGATAATCCTTCTGGCTGCTGCGCCCCTCTCCCGCCGTCTCCCGTGAACCGCCAACACGGACGTTTTCTCTGCGCCGTGGCCGTATTCCTGTTTCTTTGCCTGGCGCTGGTCCGCGCTGGTTCGGGCCATGCCCTGGCAACCCGCGTCTACCTGGCGCCCGACTCGACCATCCTCGAGCCAGGGCGGACCCTTACGGTGGAAATCCGCATCGAGGGCGTGAGCAGCCTCTACGGCGTGGACCTTTCGCTGGGTTTCAACCCGGAGACGCTGGCCGTGCTCGACGGGGACGGCAACAGCCCGGACGCGCCGCAGATCCTGCCCGGCGGCTTTCTCAACCTGACCCAGGCCTTTACCGCCACCAACCAGGTGGACAATGCTGCTGGCACAGTGCGCTTTTTGCAGGCCCTCCTCTACCCCGCCCCGCCGGCCAGTGGCAGCGGCGTGCTGGCCCGGGTAACCTTCCGCGCCCTGTCGCCAGGCAACAGCCTGCTGCTGCTGGATGCGGCTCTGGCCAACAACGTGGCCGAGCCCATACCGGCGGCCATCAGCGGCGGCCAGATTCTGGTGCTCTCCGCCGAGCCTACGGCCACGCGCACCCCAACCAGAACACCCACGCCAAGCGTCACTCGCACCCTGGCGCCGACCGCCACGCCGACTTTCACGCCCACGAGCACGGCCACCACGGGCCCCAGCCGAACGCCCACCGCCTCACCGACGTGGCTCCCTGGCGGGCTGCGGCTGTATCTGCCGCTCGTGTCGCGCCAGTTTGCTCTGCCCACCCCCACGCCTACCATCTCGCCAAGCGCGACGCCAACCCCCACGCTCGGGCCCACGCACACGGCGACGTACACCCCGACACTGGGGCCCACGCGCACAGCGACGCCCGGGGCCACGGCCACATCGTTTCACCTGCAGCTCGTGGCCAACCCTGGCTTTGAGAGCGACACCGACTGGCTGCGCCTCGGCGGCGCTCCGCCGGTCTATTCCACTACCTATGCCCGCAGTGGCAGCCGGTCGATGCACCTGGGCATCGATGCCGCGTACGTGGGCCGAGTGTGGTCGTCGGTCCAGCAGACCATCCAGCTTCCAGCGGACCTTTCGGCCGCGGAACTGCGCCTGTACTTCTTTCCCACCGGCTGGCCCTTTGACGACGACGAGCTCTACCTCTATGTGCGCCGCGCCAGCGACAGCGTGGTGCTGACCAGCCAGCGCTGGATGGAATGGCAGCAGGCCTGGCACCTGCACACGGTGAACCTGACGCCCTATGCCGGCGAGCGCATCGTGCTGCAGATAGGGCTGTACAACGACGGTCAGGGCGTCACCACGGTCTACCTGGACGATGTCGAGCTGTGGGTTACCGGCCCCGAATGA
- the mobB gene encoding Molybdopterin-guanine dinucleotide biosynthesis adapter protein — protein sequence MKPAVVSVVGRGNVGKTTFLVNLVVELKKRGYRVATIKHYEHDFQTDQPGKDSWRLTAAGSDVSIIAAPEKLAMVRRLKEELTLDEIIATLPEMDIILTEGYKQDKKPKIEVVRQAVTSELIFHPPELVAVVSDLALDAGVPRFALDDAAGVATFVEHHYIKHQAS from the coding sequence TTGAAACCAGCGGTTGTTTCTGTTGTCGGCCGGGGCAATGTGGGCAAGACCACCTTTCTGGTCAATCTGGTGGTAGAGCTCAAGAAGCGCGGCTATCGCGTGGCCACCATCAAGCACTATGAGCATGACTTTCAGACGGACCAGCCAGGCAAGGATAGCTGGCGGCTCACCGCGGCGGGCAGCGATGTTTCCATCATTGCCGCCCCCGAGAAGCTGGCCATGGTGCGGCGCCTGAAGGAAGAGCTGACCCTCGACGAGATCATCGCCACGCTGCCCGAGATGGACATCATCCTCACCGAAGGCTACAAGCAGGACAAGAAACCCAAGATCGAGGTGGTGCGCCAGGCCGTGACCAGCGAGTTGATCTTTCATCCCCCCGAGCTGGTGGCTGTGGTCTCGGACCTGGCGCTGGACGCTGGCGTTCCGCGCTTTGCGCTCGATGACGCGGCCGGCGTGGCGACGTTCGTCGAGCACCATTACATCAAGCACCAGGCGTCCTGA
- the hisS gene encoding Histidine--tRNA ligase, whose amino-acid sequence MNRVEPRLPKGMRDVLPQQMVLRRHVLSLLEEVFAEFGFEPLITPAVELQEILSGKGGSESEKLMFNVEHEGGKEQLALRFDLTVPLSRVVGQYPDLPKPFRRYQIAPVWRAERPQKGRYREFYQCDADVVGTASMVADAEIIAMIYTALRRLGFEQFVTLINDRKLLAGLGAFSGVPADQVHLLHRAIDKLDKVGIDGVREELAKAGVARPTVDRLLQILRPAGGAPPDLAALRCELKDYPEAVEGIDELQELVSYLPALGVDPSCYRIELSMVRGLDYYTGPIYETVVEKPRIGSITGGGRYDGLVGRFANRPYPATGTTIGIERILDVIEELQMFPRLLGQTSVQVLVAVFGELVQESLRLLTELRTAGLRCELYDGADPIGTQIRYALKKGIPYVVIAGPDELAAGTVAVRDLGSREQTLVERAALASRLRESLTAAGR is encoded by the coding sequence ATGAACCGCGTCGAGCCCCGCTTGCCCAAAGGAATGCGCGATGTGCTGCCGCAGCAGATGGTGCTGCGCCGGCACGTGCTGTCGCTCCTCGAAGAGGTGTTCGCCGAGTTCGGCTTTGAGCCGCTGATTACCCCGGCCGTTGAGCTGCAGGAGATCCTCTCCGGCAAGGGCGGCTCCGAGTCGGAAAAGCTGATGTTCAACGTGGAGCACGAGGGTGGCAAGGAGCAGCTCGCCCTGCGCTTTGACCTGACGGTACCGCTCAGCCGGGTGGTGGGTCAGTATCCTGACCTGCCCAAGCCTTTCCGGCGCTATCAGATCGCGCCGGTGTGGCGCGCTGAGCGCCCGCAAAAGGGCCGCTACCGCGAGTTCTACCAGTGCGATGCCGACGTCGTGGGCACGGCCAGCATGGTGGCCGATGCCGAGATCATCGCCATGATCTACACGGCCCTGCGCCGCCTGGGGTTTGAGCAGTTTGTCACGCTCATCAACGACCGCAAGCTCCTGGCTGGCCTGGGTGCCTTCTCCGGTGTGCCGGCCGATCAAGTGCATCTGCTGCATCGCGCTATCGACAAGCTGGACAAGGTAGGCATTGATGGCGTGCGCGAGGAGCTGGCCAAAGCCGGGGTGGCTCGGCCAACGGTAGACCGGTTGCTGCAGATCCTGCGTCCCGCCGGTGGCGCGCCGCCGGACCTGGCTGCTCTGCGCTGCGAATTGAAAGACTATCCCGAAGCGGTCGAAGGCATCGACGAGCTGCAGGAGCTGGTGAGCTACCTGCCGGCCCTGGGAGTTGATCCTTCCTGCTACCGCATCGAGCTGTCGATGGTGCGCGGGCTGGATTACTACACCGGTCCCATCTATGAAACGGTCGTCGAAAAGCCGCGCATCGGCAGCATCACCGGCGGCGGCCGCTATGATGGCCTGGTCGGCCGCTTTGCCAATCGGCCTTACCCGGCCACGGGAACCACCATCGGCATCGAGCGCATCCTGGACGTGATCGAAGAGCTGCAGATGTTCCCCCGGCTGCTTGGCCAGACGTCGGTGCAGGTGCTGGTGGCAGTGTTTGGCGAGTTGGTGCAGGAATCGCTGCGGCTGCTCACCGAGCTGCGCACCGCGGGCCTGCGCTGCGAGTTGTACGATGGGGCTGATCCCATTGGCACGCAGATCCGCTATGCGCTCAAGAAGGGCATTCCCTACGTAGTGATCGCCGGGCCGGATGAGCTGGCTGCCGGCACGGTAGCCGTCCGTGACCTGGGCTCGCGCGAGCAGACGCTGGTCGAGCGGGCGGCTCTGGCCTCCCGGCTGCGCGAAAGCCTCACCGCGGCCGGTCGCTGA
- the rnc gene encoding Ribonuclease 3, which yields MTSYPNIDSLERALGLHFRDPNLLLAALTHSSYVNEDPACTWGDNERLEFLGDAVGDFIAADLLYNRFPDWEEGELTALRAAMVRADTLAQFAVELGLGAHLRLGKGEEHSGGRNRPALLGDAFEALVGAVYLEGGMEAAAAFLLPFLCGFLDSRNSLLRRDAKSRLQEWAQANYKSTPSYAIVEESGPDHARVFTVEVLVRGEPRGRGTGRTKQAAEQAAAQDALDTCPGTASRRLGSVRQGPAAPL from the coding sequence TTGACGTCCTATCCCAACATCGACTCACTCGAGCGCGCGCTCGGCCTGCACTTTCGCGACCCCAATCTCCTTCTGGCAGCTCTGACCCACTCGTCGTACGTGAATGAGGACCCGGCCTGCACCTGGGGCGACAATGAGCGGCTCGAGTTCCTGGGCGATGCCGTGGGCGACTTTATCGCGGCGGATCTGCTCTACAACCGTTTCCCCGACTGGGAAGAAGGGGAACTCACGGCGCTGCGGGCAGCGATGGTGCGCGCCGATACCCTGGCCCAGTTCGCCGTCGAGCTGGGTCTGGGAGCTCACCTGCGCCTCGGAAAAGGCGAGGAGCATAGCGGCGGCCGCAACCGTCCCGCTCTGCTGGGCGATGCCTTTGAGGCGCTGGTGGGCGCGGTGTACCTGGAAGGGGGAATGGAGGCCGCGGCGGCCTTCTTGCTGCCTTTCCTGTGCGGCTTCTTGGACAGCCGCAACAGCCTGCTCCGGCGCGATGCCAAGAGCCGCCTCCAGGAGTGGGCTCAGGCCAACTACAAGTCCACTCCTTCCTACGCCATCGTGGAAGAATCCGGCCCCGACCACGCCAGGGTTTTTACCGTCGAGGTGCTCGTCCGCGGTGAGCCTCGCGGCCGCGGCACGGGCCGCACCAAGCAAGCCGCGGAGCAGGCCGCCGCTCAGGACGCACTGGACACCTGCCCCGGCACGGCCAGCCGACGCCTGGGCTCCGTGCGTCAGGGACCGGCGGCGCCTCTCT